In Drosophila subpulchrella strain 33 F10 #4 breed RU33 chromosome 3R, RU_Dsub_v1.1 Primary Assembly, whole genome shotgun sequence, the following are encoded in one genomic region:
- the LOC119559451 gene encoding DNA-binding protein D-ETS-4 isoform X1, whose protein sequence is MEYEKMLYMPSSEMPHSPQLKPHQFQAQTPPDQYSAYADNFDLSLLPQESAPIPTTVFQYNAPQIKVECAWESQPIHQQQQQQPSPYPIPSSHQLIPPPAYPHSAYPSPQSSPLQSEFAAYGFGRFGGSYDSLNSPSPSLEAVSIKQELHILPPSPPESNCETPSPRSSCGESIKAEPLDADIESLIDLNSLLQQQSLQSPQNLQSLQDTKPDHQLLRECLEDTSFQKRHNLKPLALESFIGGLAEVRGDFEPVISLALEHAKREADAICAELQISQDPNGWSPAQVHAWLRSTLAQFRLPPVADLELHFCEDGAALTLLSEEEFVRRLPESGSTLHAQLEIWKMAYADQPPQMDQHSQSAAADLWPASYAMPNLELDYNEDSEDDDEMETDAVVTPLTSSSTSPPATTPSNGGTVTTKRPNGGRTGGGGSHIHLWQFLKELLASPQVNGTAIRWIDRTKGIFKIEDSVRVAKLWGRRKNRPAMNYDKLSRSIRQYYKKGIMKKTERSQRLVYQFCHPYSQ, encoded by the exons ATGGAGTACGAGAAAATGCTGTACATGCCTTCCAGTGAG ATGCCTCACAGTCCGCAGCTGAAGCCACATCAGTTCCAGGCCCAGACGCCGCCGGATCAGTACTCAGCCTATGCGGACAACTTTGACCTGTCGCTGCTGCCGCAGGAGTCCGCCCCCATTCCCACCACCGTCTTCCAGTACAACGCCCCCCAGATCAAGGTCGAGTGCGCCTGGGAGAGTCAACCTatacatcagcagcagcagcagcagccctCTCCATATCCCATCCCCTCCAGCCACCAGCTGATCCCGCCGCCCGCCTACCCCCACAGTGCCTACCCCTCGCCGCAGTCCAGTCCGCTGCAGTCGGAGTTCGCGGCCTACGGATTCGGAAGATTTGGCGGTAGCTACGACAGCCTCAATAGCCCCTCACCCTCCCTGGAAGCAGTCAGCATCAAGCAGGAGCTGCACATCCTGCCGCCCTCACCGCCGGAATCCAACTGCGAAACCCCCTCCCCGCGATCCTCTTGCGGCGAGAGCATCAAGGCGGAACCCTTGGATGCGGACATCGAGAGCCTCATCGACCTGAACTCCCTGCTCCAACAGCAGAGCCTGCAAAGCCCCCAGAATCTCCAGTCCCTGCAGGACACCAAGCCGGATCACCAGCTCTTAAGAGAGTGCCTCGAGGACACCAGCTTCCAGAAGCGACACAACCTGAAGCCTTTGGCTCTGGAATCCTTCATTGGAGGCTTGGCCGAAGTGCGCGGGGATTTTGAGCCCGTAATTTCCCTGGCCCTGGAGCATGCCAAGCGAGAGGCGGACGCCATCTGCGCGGAACTGCAGATATCGCAGG ATCCCAATGGCTGGTCGCCCGCCCAAGTACACGCATGGCTACGATCCACCTTGGCCCAGTTCAGATTGCCACCGGTGGCCGATTTGGAGCTGCACTTCTGCGAAGATGGGGCCGCTCTGACATTACTCAGCGAAGAGGAATTCGTGCGCCGACTACCAGAG AGCGGGAGCACGCTGCACGCCCAGTTGGAGATTTGGAAGATGGCCTACGCCGACCAGCCCCCTCAGATGGATCAGCATTCCCAGTCCGCAGCCGCTGATCTCTGGCCAGCCAGCTATGCGATGCCCAATTTGGAGCTGGATTACAACGAGGACAGCGAAG ATGACGACGAAATGGAGACAGATGCAGTGGTTACACCTTTGACCAGCAGCTCCACATCACCGCCTGCAACCACTCCCTCCAATGGCGGTACAGTTACGACAAAACGCCCGAATGGTGGTCGAACCGGCGGAGGTGGCTCCCACATCCACCTGTGGCAGTTCCTCAAGGAGCTGCTGGCCTCGCCTCAGGTGAACGGAACGGCCATCCGGTGGATTGACCGGACCAAGGGCATCTTCAAGATCGAGGACTCGGTGCGGGTGGCCAAGCTGTGGGGTCGTCGCAAGAACCGGCCGGCGATGAACTACGACAAGCTGTCCCGCTCCATAAGGCAGTACTACAAGAAGGGCATCATGAAGAAGACGGAGCGGTCGCAGCGGCTGGTCTACCAGTTCTGTCATCCCTACAGCCAGTAA
- the LOC119559451 gene encoding DNA-binding protein D-ETS-4 isoform X2, translated as MPHSPQLKPHQFQAQTPPDQYSAYADNFDLSLLPQESAPIPTTVFQYNAPQIKVECAWESQPIHQQQQQQPSPYPIPSSHQLIPPPAYPHSAYPSPQSSPLQSEFAAYGFGRFGGSYDSLNSPSPSLEAVSIKQELHILPPSPPESNCETPSPRSSCGESIKAEPLDADIESLIDLNSLLQQQSLQSPQNLQSLQDTKPDHQLLRECLEDTSFQKRHNLKPLALESFIGGLAEVRGDFEPVISLALEHAKREADAICAELQISQDPNGWSPAQVHAWLRSTLAQFRLPPVADLELHFCEDGAALTLLSEEEFVRRLPESGSTLHAQLEIWKMAYADQPPQMDQHSQSAAADLWPASYAMPNLELDYNEDSEDDDEMETDAVVTPLTSSSTSPPATTPSNGGTVTTKRPNGGRTGGGGSHIHLWQFLKELLASPQVNGTAIRWIDRTKGIFKIEDSVRVAKLWGRRKNRPAMNYDKLSRSIRQYYKKGIMKKTERSQRLVYQFCHPYSQ; from the exons ATGCCTCACAGTCCGCAGCTGAAGCCACATCAGTTCCAGGCCCAGACGCCGCCGGATCAGTACTCAGCCTATGCGGACAACTTTGACCTGTCGCTGCTGCCGCAGGAGTCCGCCCCCATTCCCACCACCGTCTTCCAGTACAACGCCCCCCAGATCAAGGTCGAGTGCGCCTGGGAGAGTCAACCTatacatcagcagcagcagcagcagccctCTCCATATCCCATCCCCTCCAGCCACCAGCTGATCCCGCCGCCCGCCTACCCCCACAGTGCCTACCCCTCGCCGCAGTCCAGTCCGCTGCAGTCGGAGTTCGCGGCCTACGGATTCGGAAGATTTGGCGGTAGCTACGACAGCCTCAATAGCCCCTCACCCTCCCTGGAAGCAGTCAGCATCAAGCAGGAGCTGCACATCCTGCCGCCCTCACCGCCGGAATCCAACTGCGAAACCCCCTCCCCGCGATCCTCTTGCGGCGAGAGCATCAAGGCGGAACCCTTGGATGCGGACATCGAGAGCCTCATCGACCTGAACTCCCTGCTCCAACAGCAGAGCCTGCAAAGCCCCCAGAATCTCCAGTCCCTGCAGGACACCAAGCCGGATCACCAGCTCTTAAGAGAGTGCCTCGAGGACACCAGCTTCCAGAAGCGACACAACCTGAAGCCTTTGGCTCTGGAATCCTTCATTGGAGGCTTGGCCGAAGTGCGCGGGGATTTTGAGCCCGTAATTTCCCTGGCCCTGGAGCATGCCAAGCGAGAGGCGGACGCCATCTGCGCGGAACTGCAGATATCGCAGG ATCCCAATGGCTGGTCGCCCGCCCAAGTACACGCATGGCTACGATCCACCTTGGCCCAGTTCAGATTGCCACCGGTGGCCGATTTGGAGCTGCACTTCTGCGAAGATGGGGCCGCTCTGACATTACTCAGCGAAGAGGAATTCGTGCGCCGACTACCAGAG AGCGGGAGCACGCTGCACGCCCAGTTGGAGATTTGGAAGATGGCCTACGCCGACCAGCCCCCTCAGATGGATCAGCATTCCCAGTCCGCAGCCGCTGATCTCTGGCCAGCCAGCTATGCGATGCCCAATTTGGAGCTGGATTACAACGAGGACAGCGAAG ATGACGACGAAATGGAGACAGATGCAGTGGTTACACCTTTGACCAGCAGCTCCACATCACCGCCTGCAACCACTCCCTCCAATGGCGGTACAGTTACGACAAAACGCCCGAATGGTGGTCGAACCGGCGGAGGTGGCTCCCACATCCACCTGTGGCAGTTCCTCAAGGAGCTGCTGGCCTCGCCTCAGGTGAACGGAACGGCCATCCGGTGGATTGACCGGACCAAGGGCATCTTCAAGATCGAGGACTCGGTGCGGGTGGCCAAGCTGTGGGGTCGTCGCAAGAACCGGCCGGCGATGAACTACGACAAGCTGTCCCGCTCCATAAGGCAGTACTACAAGAAGGGCATCATGAAGAAGACGGAGCGGTCGCAGCGGCTGGTCTACCAGTTCTGTCATCCCTACAGCCAGTAA